Proteins encoded by one window of Aspergillus puulaauensis MK2 DNA, chromosome 4, nearly complete sequence:
- a CDS encoding uncharacterized protein (COG:E;~EggNog:ENOG410PK4V;~InterPro:IPR038697,IPR015920;~PFAM:PF16010;~SECRETED:SignalP(1-23)), with protein MSFTKFSLALCAILSTLLPLTTAQAPEGKPYTDPKTNITFSTWEIGESSGSGPFTFGLALPPNALKTDATEFIGYMKCAPSNGWCGVSLGGSMTNALLVVAYADQKQNVKRSLRFTSKYTLPGVYEGNATISPIASEVEKDSFTTVFRCEECLRWAQNGTEGSAATSSGNLDLAFAVEAEGPDQGCPDEAKFRKHSGQGTWVGFVDNSTVSESYESWAGKAETVRGGGC; from the exons ATGTCGTTTACCAAGTTCAGCCTGGCGCTCTGCGCCATCCTCTCTACCC TCCTCCCCCTAACAACCGCCCAAGCCCCCGAAGGAAAACCCTACACGGACCCAAAAACAAACATAACCTTCTCCACCTGGGAAATCGGCGAATCCTCCGGCTCGGGCCCATTCACATTCGGGCTCGCCCTCCCACCCAACGCCCTAAAGACCGACGCTACCGAGTTCATCGGATACATGAAATGCGCGCCCTCGAACGGCTGGTGTGGTGTGTCGCTGGGCGGGTCCATGACGAATGCCCTCCTGGTCGTTGCATACGCGGACCAGAAGCAGAACGTGAAACGGTCGCTGCGGTTTACGTCGAAGTACACCCTGCCCGGGGTGTATGAGGGCAATGCCACGATCTCGCCGATTGCGTCGGAGGTGGAGAAGGATTCGTTCACGACGGTGTTTCGGTGCGAGGAGTGTCTGCGGTGGGCGCAGAATGGGACGGAGGGCAGTGCGGCGACGAGTAGTGGGAATTTGGACCTGGCGTTTGCGGTTGAGGCCGAGGGGCCGGATCAAGGGTGTCCGGATGAGGCCAAATTTAGGAAACATTCTGGACAGGGGACTTGGGTTGGTTTCGTGGATAATTCCACTGTGAGTGAGAGCTATGAGAGCTGGGCTGGCAAGGCGGAGACTGTGCGTGGGGGTGGTTGTTAG
- a CDS encoding TolB family protein (COG:S;~EggNog:ENOG410PUVU;~InterPro:IPR011042;~TransMembrane:1 (i25-45o)), which translates to MGTDIQTPLLRSSTTSQTPKRRPTYLVMAIRAAALIAAVTLGYGVSCTAASSPPDPEPIHIVELPLPPVAPSDKPGSCTPELNPNGTGCIAVESNLQGGGFLPDGNHVLATVNFTGAAASPDPSSIYAGMQLIIVRTNGTTFPNGDPWKCITCGTPDDHNQGNEELAEYPQSFKDGRRAIAGKSIVDCGKAQLASPQCTPDKVHVYPIWWEGGTIRELRLHPDNVHLGFNSFTQENGALGQFGYFGRLRFNPSPTTGKPLTARYEVVNVTRLFDPDAPQPFTINGSEIKLNHSAVSVGELRGFSGSGKEVTYIGYQAESSNWDIFAADLTTGNVRRITQHPEYVDPVDISPDDKWTVVLDTRGTDRQMWLSGMRDIPPITDLITSDITSATRNNRQRRFFQPWLIDHDGDRGSYFGQKINAAGDGTDGAINDPNWNARADPRWSPDGTQIMYYQALVQAPSCGGMNPLPCPVSTAPGGRVNRLMLATLTDRTPLPPQPVASVPEFIPWGVPYNPEDSAPKRYAVSPGAYALNGKVSGIAKVKITGNNNIISGVAVKYTNFSNDGVNTLVGTENVTVSRTSISAARADWYSDLTSTGDVKASRRTGPGGFHLEIDSMTNIFNANGTMTTAIDGVVYKQPANGT; encoded by the coding sequence ATGGGAACAGATATCCAGACACCCCTTCTTCGCAGCTCAACCACTTCACAGACACCGAAGCGCAGACCCACATATCTAGTTATGGCCATTCGTGCCGCTGCTCTTATTGCAGCCGTTACTCTTGGCTATGGCGTATCGTGCACCGCTGCATCGTCACCACCAGACCCTGAACCGATACATATCGTTGAACTCCCCTTGCCACCTGTTGCGCCCAGTGACAAGCCAGGATCCTGCACGCCTGAGCTCAATCCAAATGGGACAGGGTGTATTGCCGTCGAATCTAACCTCCAAGGTGGAGGCTTCCTGCCGGATGGAAACCATGTCCTCGCAACAGTCAACTTCACAGGCGCCGCTGCCAGCCCGGATCCTTCCAGTATATACGCCGGAATGCAATTAATCATAGTCCGCACGAACGGGACTACCTTTCCCAACGGCGATCCCTGGAAATGCATCACCTGCGGCACCCCGGACGACCATAACCAAGGCAATGAGGAGTTGGCGGAATACCCTCAATCCTTCAAAGACGGTCGGCGTGCCATAGCTGGGAAGAGTATCGTTGACTGCGGTAAGGCCCAGCTTGCAAGTCCACAGTGTACCCCTGACAAGGTCCACGTTTACCCGATCTGGTGGGAAGGGGGAACTATTCGCGAACTTCGACTGCATCCTGATAATGTACACCTGGGGTTTAACTCCTTCACGCAGGAAAACGGTGCGCTGGGCCAGTTTGGGTACTTTGGGAGACTGCGATTTAACccttctcccaccaccgGGAAGCCACTTACTGCTCGTTACGAGGTCGTCAACGTCACTCGCCTGTTTGATCCTGATGCCCCGCAGCCTTTCACAATCAATGGCAGTGAGATCAAGCTAAATCACAGCGCAGTCTCCGTTGGAGAGCTCCGTGGATTCTCGGGCAGTGGGAAGGAGGTGACCTATATAGGATATCAAGCAGAGTCATCCAACTGGGACATATTCGCTGCAGACCTTACCACTGGCAATGTTCGCCGAATTACTCAACACCCTGAGTATGTTGACCCGGTCGATATCTCGCCTGACGACAAATGGACCGTTGTCCTCGACACCCGAGGCACAGACAGGCAGATGTGGCTCTCAGGCATGCGCGACATCCCCCCGATCACAGACCTCATCACGTCGGACATCACCTCCGCCACACGAAACAACAGACAGCGCCGGTTCTTCCAGCCCTGGCTGATCGACCATGATGGCGACCGTGGCTCTTACTTTGGACAAAAGATCAACGCCGCTGGAGATGGCACGGACGGGGCAATCAACGATCCGAACTGGAATGCCCGAGCGGACCCGCGATGGTCACCTGATGGCACTCAGATCATGTACTACCAGGCTCTTGTCCAGGCACCATCATGCGGGGGGATGAATCCCCTGCCTTGCCCGGTGTCAACGGCCCCAGGTGGACGGGTAAACAGGCTGATGCTCGCCACTCTCACGGATCGTACCCCGTTACCTCCACAGCCTGTTGCATCCGTCCCGGAATTTATCCCCTGGGGTGTCCCGTATAATCCGGAAGACTCTGCCCCAAAAAGATATGCGGTGTCTCCGGGTGCATACGCATTAAACGGCAAAGTATCAGGCATCGCAAAGGTCAAGATCACCGGAAACAACAACATAATCAGCGGCGTTGCGGTAAAGTAcaccaacttctccaacGACGGAGTCAACACTCTAGTCGGCACAGAGAATGTCACCGTCTCGCGTACATCCATATCGGCTGCGCGTGCAGACTGGTATTCCGATCTAACTTCGACCGGCGATGTGAAAGCCTCGAGACGAACTGGACCAGGCGGATTCCATCTTGAAATCGACTCCATGACAAACATATTCAATGCCAACGGTACCATGACGACGGCGATTGATGGGGTTGTCTACAAGCAGCCTGCGAATGGGACTTGA
- a CDS encoding uncharacterized protein (COG:S;~EggNog:ENOG410Q039) produces the protein MAQAKRIILRISEADLNHQDLHEAVRVYLRAKNRPVDELTQHRHFIHIQPPSPDIPQEDPKIHIVIDLEKDLHSGSGPLGPEFPHELYRIRRVDGEMKLGEFRDGLWYRNFLAKVRQFTDELYPWGCTTHDLRVAQGTANVSRLEGC, from the exons ATGGCCCAAGCAAAGCGAATCATCCTGCGCATCTCCGAAGCAGATCTCAACCACCAAGACCTCCACGAAGCCGTCCGGGTCTACCTCCGCGCCAAAAACCGCCCAGTCGACGAACTAACCCAGCACCGCCACTTCATCCACATCCAGCCTCCCAGCCCCGACATCCCACAGGAAGACCCAAAGATTCATATCGTGATTGACCTGGAAAAGGACCTCcattctggctctggccctCTTGGACCGGAGTTTCCGCATGAGCTGTACCGTATACGCCGTGTAGATGGTGAAAT GAAACTGGGCGAGTTCAGGGATGGCCTGTGGTATAGGAATTTCCTTGCGAAGGTTCGCCAGTTTACGGATGAGCTGTATCCATGGGGATGCACGACTCACGATCTGAGGGTTGCTCAGGGGACGGCGAATGTTTCCAGAttggagggttgttga
- a CDS encoding uncharacterized protein (COG:G;~EggNog:ENOG410QDI3;~InterPro:IPR020846,IPR011701,IPR036259;~PFAM:PF07690;~TransMembrane:12 (i49-70o99-116i123-143o149-171i183-200o220-239i287-307o335-354i361-381o387-410i422-438o458-479i);~go_function: GO:0022857 - transmembrane transporter activity [Evidence IEA];~go_process: GO:0055085 - transmembrane transport [Evidence IEA]) — translation MPDTEQRSAIVECTPDSFKNDALPREPSSSARRWWHWHEPGTTKEEKWLIFKLDFFILLYSCLTFFIKYLDQTNVTNAYVSGMKEDLNMKGNELNWCTTYFNIGIMIGGPFITMALTVVKPGYLLPGSTIVWSFFVLFMYKVQDAKTLYVLRFFAGLFESGAMPGAFYMIGSWYRVSEISRRSALYWFASIGGGMFSGYIQSGLHSNMNGRLGLTSWRWVFIFDFIIGIPIAIFGLLCCPDEPQRNRPWWMTEREQTLCIQRIAEENRDATKQEWNLKTLKRILTSWQLYGFCIAWGVMECTCGVNLQRWMTLYLKSLTTPDGRPLYSIEKINDLPTVIGCVELIWLLLSSSLADFLQLRAPIIAVLALIQLFGYIVFYLWPGQNSAFMMAVYYITSAYGAIYPLISAWLNSSCGGDRELRALTTSLMISIGYAVETVSQQFMFPTSDAPRFGRTRGYAFGIGWVVAMVVWCGLVVPLVERRFRKLRPEY, via the exons ATGCCAGATACTGAACAGCGGTCTGCCATTGTGGAGTGTACCCCGGACAGCTTCAAAAACGACGCCCTGCCTCGCGAGCCATCGAGCTCAGCACGTCGCTGGTGGCACTGGCACGAGCCGGGGACgaccaaggaggagaagtggCTTATCTTCAAGCTGGACTTTTTTATCCTGCTTTATTCCTGCTTG ACATTTTTCATCAAATATCTG GACCAAACAAATGTCACCAACGCCTACGTCTCCGGAATGAAAGAAGACCTTAACATGA AGGGAAACGAACTGAACTGGTGCACCACGTACTTCAACATTGGCATCATGATCGGAGGCCCCTTTATCACAATGGCCTTGACAGTTGTGAAACCCGGCTATCTGCTACCAGGCAGCACCATTGTTTGGTCGTTCTTCGTCTTGTTCATGTACAAGGTACAGGACGCAAAGACTTTATATGTTCTTCG GTTCTTTGCTGGGTTATTCGAGTCTGGCGCTATGCCCGGTGCTTTCTATATG ATTGGAAGCTGGTACCGCGTATCAGAAATCAGTCGCCGGTCCGCACTCTACTGGTTTGCCTCGATAGGAGGAGGAATGTTCTCCGGGTACATCCAGTCTGGCCT ACATAGCAATATGAACGGCAGGCTCGGCCTGACGTCATGGCGCTGGGTGTTTATCTTCGACTTCATCATAGGTATCCCGATCGCCATATTTGGACTTTTATGTTGTCCTG ATGAACCACAACGAAATCGCCCCTGGTGGATGACCGAGCGCGAACAAACCCTCTGTATCCAGCGCATAGCAGAAGAGAACCGCGATGCCACGAAGCAGGAGTGGAATCTCAAGACGCTCAAGCGGATTTTGACCTCGTGGCAGCTCTATGGGTTCTGTATTGCGTGGGG GGTCATGGAATGCACATGCGGAGTAAACCTCCAACGCTGGATGACTCTATACCTAAAGTCCCTTACCACACCCGACGGGCGCCCGCTCTATTCCATCGAGAAAATCAACGATCTCCCCACCGTAATAGGCTGTGTGGAACTAATCTGGCTCCTACTCAGCTCCAGCCTAGCAGACTTCCTGCAACTGCGCGCTCCCATAATCGCCGTCCTGGCATTAATCCAGCTATTCGGGTACATCGTCTTCTATCTCTGGCCGGGACAGAACAGTGCGTTCATGATGGCGGTGTACTACATAACCAGTGCATACGGTGCCATTTATCCCTTGATCAGTGCGTGGCTGAATTCGAGTTGTGGGGGGGATAGGGAGTTAAGGGCGTTGACGACGTCGCTTATGATTTCGATTGGGTA TGCCGTCGAGACTGTGTCGCAGCAGTTTATGTTCCCTACATCCGATGCGCCTAGGTTTGGGCGTACGCGAGGCTATGCATTTGGAATTGGCTGGGTGGTTGCTATGGTTGTCTGGTGCGGGCTTGTAGTACCCCTGGTGGAAAGGCGATTCCGCAAGCTTAGACCGGAATATTGA
- a CDS encoding uncharacterized protein (COG:S;~EggNog:ENOG410PTIR): MDFPQRPGQPLLQPARVLVQTLTHLLPSDGKIYKPERNPGGDKLYSMLHRICQHVWSHSYDSDFFRWYGYNDDQLGYNNRPCFFLVDHGEADNEADVPVLAFEWTGEEFKPMPGLLQSPDVQEELKATPFMTPPPSSEPAKPYPVRKMVRSMLRSVERVPDWHLQYITGHPEDMEWLKRKLRPRFYENLLAQIEARPREKEEDAKEASEPV; the protein is encoded by the exons ATGGACTTCCCGCAAAGACCAGGACAGCCACTTCTGCAACCTGCGCGCGTGCTCGTCCAGACACTGACACACCTGCTTCCCTCAGATGGAAAGATCTATAAGCCGGAAAGAAATCCTGGCGGCGATAAGCTTTACTCCATGCTTCACCGGATTTGCCAGCACGTCTGGAGTCATTCATATGACTCCGACTTCTTTCGGTGGTACGGATACAACGACGACCAGCTCGGCTACAACAACCGGCCTTGCTTTTTCCTCGTTGACCATGGCGAAGCCGATAATGAAGCCGATGTACCCGTACTTGCGTTTGAATGGACTGGCGAGGAGTT TAAACCCATGCCCGGCCTATTGCAGTCGCCGGATGTACAGGAGGAACTGAAGGCCACTCCATTTATGACGCCACCGCCGTCTTCAGAGCCTGCTAAGCCGTACCCTGTACGGAAAATGGTGAGAAGCATGCTACGGAGCGTCGAGCGGGTTCCGGATTGGCATCTCCAATATATCACAGGGCATCCCGAAGATATGGAGTGGCTGAAAAGGAAGCTAAGGCCTAGATTCTACGAGAATTTGCTCGCCCAGATCGAGGCGCGGCcaagagagaaggaggaagacgcgAAGGAGGCTTCGGAGCCTGTGTAG